The Daucus carota subsp. sativus chromosome 9, DH1 v3.0, whole genome shotgun sequence genome window below encodes:
- the LOC108202587 gene encoding ABC transporter G family member 1, with protein sequence MAMFSGRTAEVQRGEMRPNGAGRDVEVAENGGGFGSVDGAYLTWEELSVTVSGGKNGPKSILQDLTGYARPGELLAIMGPSGCGKSTLLDALAGRLASNTRQTGDVLINGRKQQLTYGTSAYLTQEDVLTCTLTVREAVYYSAMLQLPNAMSRAEKMDRAEKTIREMGLQDSVNTRIGGYGNKSLSGGQKKRVSICIELLTRPKLLYLDEPTSGLDSAASFYVMSQIVKLARQYEMTVLASIHQPSSEVFALFHNLCLLSLGRMIYFGPSNVSNQFFATNGFPTPELQNPADHFLRTINNDFDQDIEQGLPGKLTTEQVTNVLVGAYKSSDTCKEIQRTIAEIMTQERGVIERKGSQASFITQCMVLTQRSFVNMYRDKGYYWLRFFVYIALAIGIGTLFYDIGSGYESIHSRGSMLMYVASFLTIMAIGGFPSFVEEMKVFARERLNGHYGAGPFVIANTLSSAPFLFFISLIPGGIIYYLVGLQRGNKQFVYFLSILVTCMMLVESLMMVVATMVPNYLMGLTTGAGIQGIMMLSGGFFQLPNDLPNFLWRYPLYYISFHKYAYQGLYKNEFEGLKFPSSPSEGAPLIDGATILKNIWQVETGYSKWINVVILLAMVPTYRILFFFTIKIAERIKPVVRVFMSDSPHSDEETGKQ encoded by the exons ATGGCTATGTTTTCTGGCAGGACTGCAGAGGTGCAGAGAGGCGAAATGAGGCCGAATGGGGCAGGCAGAGATGTCGAAGTTGCGGAGAATGGGGGAGGATTTGGGAGTGTGGATGGGGCTTATTTGACATGGGAGGAGCTTTCAGTGACAGTTTCAGGTGGGAAGAATGGACCGAAATCGATACTGCAAGATCTTACTGGTTATGCTAGACCTGGTGAACTTTTGGCTATCATGGGTCCTTCTGGTTGTGGCAAATCTACTCTTCTTGATGCATTGGCTG GGAGGTTGGCATCAAACACTAGGCAGACTGGAGATGTTCTAATTAATGGCCGAAAACAACAGCTTACATATGGAACATCG GCCTATTTGACTCAAGAGGATGTTCTAACATGTACACTGACGGTTAGAGAAGCTGTGTACTACTCGGCTATGCTGCAGTTGCCTAACGCGATGTCTAGGGCTGAGAAAATGGACAGGGCAGAGAAGACCATTCGTGAAATGGGCTTACAAGATTCAGTGAACACAAGAATAGGAGGATATGGAAACAAAAGCCTCAGCGGGGGACAAAAAAAGAGAGTTAGTATTTGCATTGAACTTTTAACGCGACCAAAACTTTTATATCTTGATGAGCCAACGAGTGGACTTGACAGCGCAGCATCATTTTATGTCATGAGCCAAATTGTTAAACTTGCCCGGCAGTATGAGATGACTGTTCTGGCATCTATTCATCAACCTAGCAGTGAAGTCTTTGCACTCTTCCACAATCTATGCCTTCTTTCTTTGGGAAGAATGATATACTTCGGACCCTCCAATGTATCAAATCAG TTTTTTGCTACCAATGGTTTTCCAACTCCAGAGTTGCAGAACCCTGCTGATCATTTTCTTAGAActataaacaatgattttgaTCAG GATATTGAGCAAGGTCTTCCCGGTAAGTTGACTACAGAACAAGTAACTAATGTGCTCGTCGGAGCTTACAAGTCATCTGATACTTGCAAAGAAATTCAAAGAACTATAGCCGAGATCATGACACAG GAAAGAGGGGTGATTGAGAGGAAGGGCAGTCAAGCTAGCTTTATCACGCAATGTATGGTCCTTACACAAAGATCATTTGTGAACATGTATCGTGACAAAGGTTACTACTGGTTGCgcttttttgtatatattgctTTGGCTATAGGAATCGGCACCCTCTTTTATGATATCGGTTCAGGTTATGAATCAATTCAT TCTAGAGGTTCAATGCTCAtgtatgtagcttcattcttgacaaTAATGGCTATTGGAGGATTCCCTTCATTTGTAGAGGAAATGAAG GTATTTGCTCGTGAAAGATTGAATGGACATTATGGGGCTGGACCATTTGTCATAGCCAATACACTTTCTTCAGCACCATTCTTATTTTTCATATCTTTGATTCCCGGTGGAATCATATACTATCTAGTGGGACTTCAACGTGGAAACAAACagtttgtatacttcctatcgATACTCGTGACTTGTATGATGCTGGTTGAGAGCCTTATGATGGTTGTGGCGACAATGGTTCCAAATTATCTGATGGGATTGACTACAGGTGCTGGGATTCAAGGGATAATGATGCTAAGTGGAGGGTTCTTTCAATTGCCTAATGATCTTCCAAATTTCTTATGGAGATACCCTTTATACTACATATCTTTCCACAAATATGCATATCAGGGGCTGTACAAAAATGAGTTTGAAGGCCTTAAATTTCCTAGCAGTCCATCTGAAGGAGCTCCTCTGATCGACGGTGcaacaattttgaaaaatatatggcAAGTAGAAACAGGTTATTCTAAGTGGATCAACGTTGTCATATTACTGGCGATGGTTCCTACTTACAGAATATTGTTCTTTTTCACGATCAAGATAGCCGAAAGAATAAAGCCTGTGGTCAGAGTGTTCATGTCTGATTCTCCTCACTCGGATGAAGAAACAGGGAAGCAATAG
- the LOC108202586 gene encoding UDP-glycosyltransferase 85A8-like → MMNRSLKLNTGMGSTTEAHDKPHVLCIPYPAQGHINPMLQVAKLLHHKGFHISFVYTDFNHNRLIKSKGQQALDGLSDFRFYSIPDGLAPSDPDATQDIATLCKYTPVTCLAPFSNLISKLNDSLDLGVPPLTCIVSDATMSFTLKAAEKFGIPEILLWTASTCGLIAYMQYHQLVERGYTPLKDMSYLTNGYLDTKIDWAPGMKDMKLKDFPSFIRTTDPNDIMLNFFITETAALCKARAVIINSFDSLDEDALEAISKSQPHIYTIGPLHLMLKQIQDDRLMSIGSSLWKAEESCIDWLDKREVNSVVYVNFGSITTMTAEQLSEFAWGLANSKKHFLWIVRPDIVAGDTAKVPPEFMAETRERGMLASWCSQEQVLTHPAIGLFLTHSGWNSTLESIASGVPVICWPFFAEQQTNCKYSCSEWGIGLEIDNNVKRDEVEDLVRQLMDGERGKKLKNNAMEWKKKAQAAASPGGSSSLNLDRLVNEVLLPK, encoded by the exons ATGATGAACAGAAGTCTTAAGCTAAACACTGGAATGGGCTCGACGACAGAAGCTCACGATAAGCCTCATGTCTTGTGCATTCCATATCCTGCACAAGGTCACATTAATCCAATGCTACAAGTAGCCAAACTTCTTCACCACAAAGGCTTTCATATTTCATTTGTGTACACAGACTTTAACCACAATCGCCTGATCAAATCTAAGGGGCAGCAGGCCCTCGATGGCTTGTCAGACTTCCGGTTTTACTCAATCCCTGATGGCCTAGCCCCCTCAGACCCGGATGCAACTCAAGATATTGCTACTCTGTGCAAGTACACTCCAGTTACCTGCTTAGCTCCTTTTAGCAATCTTATATCCAAACTCAACGACTCTTTGGATCTCGGGGTACCACCTCTGACTTGTATTGTTTCTGATGCAACCATGTCCTTCACACTGAAAGCTGCTGAAAAGTTTGGTATTCCTGAGATTCTGCTCTGGACCGCAAGCACTTGCGGCCTCATAGCATATATGCAGTACCACCAACTCGTCGAGAGAGGCTATACACCACTGAAAG ACATGAGCTATCTAACAAATGGATATCTTGATACAAAAATTGATTGGGCTCCGGGAATGAAAGACATGAAACTGAAGGATTTTCCGAGTTTCATTAGGACTACTGACCCTAATGACATAATGCTCAACTTTTTCATAACTGAGACTGCAGCGCTTTGTAAAGCTCGGGCAGTTATCATAAACTCATTTGACAGTCTTGATGAGGATGCTTTGGAAGCAATTTCCAAGAGTCAACCACATATCTACACCATTGGGCCTCTGCACTTAATGTTGAAACAAATTCAGGATGATAGACTAATGTCCATCGGCTCAAGTTTGTGGAAAGCAGAGGAAAGCTGCATCGATTGGCTTGACAAAAGAGAAGTAAACTCAGTTGTTTATGTGAATTTTGGTAGCATCACCACCATGACTGCTGAACAGCTCAGTGAATTTGCATGGGGCTTAGCTAATAGCAAGAAGCACTTCCTGTGGATAGTCAGGCCTGACATAGTTGCTGGCGACACAGCCAAGGTACCTCCAGAGTTCATGGCTGAGACGAGAGAAAGAGGCATGCTGGCAAGCTGGTGCTCTCAAGAACAAGTCCTGACACACCCTGCCATTGGACTGTTTTTGACACATAGCGGGTGGAACTCGACTCTGGAAAGCATTGCTAGTGGCGTGCCAGTGATCTGTTGGCCCTTTTTTGCTGAACAACAGACCAATTGTAAGTATAGTTGTTCCGAATGGGGAATTGGACTGGAGATTGATAATAATGTCAAGCGAGATGAAGTAGAGGACTTGGTGAGGCAGCTGATGGATGGTGAAAGGGGAAAGAAATTGAAGAATAACGCGATGGAGTGGAAAAAGAAAGCTCAAGCAGCTGCTAGCCCTGGTGGCTCTTCTTCATTAAATTTAGACAGATTGGTTAATGAGGTGCTCCTACCAAAGTAG
- the LOC108201783 gene encoding 7-deoxyloganetin glucosyltransferase-like translates to MGTVFEETNKPHVLCIPFPAQGHITPMLKLAKLLHHKGFHISFVNTEFNHNRLIKSRGPDALHGLPDFRFYTIPDGLPPSNPDATQDIPTLCKYTPINCLPPLINLISKLNDSSVSGVPPVSCIVFDGVMTFTLKAAEHFSIPGVIFWTASACGLIAYMQYRELVERGYIPLKDKSYETNGYLDTKIDWAPGMKDMKLKDFPSFVRTTDVDDIMVNFFLTETAAIPKAQGLIINTFSTLEEDALKAISASQPNVYTIGPLHLIMNQIRDDPLMSISSSLWKEEDSCLDWLDKKDPSSVVYVNFGSITVMTTKQLTEFAWGLANSKKHFLWIVRPDMIAGDTAKVPPEFVTETRERGLLAGWCSQEKVLKHPAIGGFLTHSGWNSTIESIASGVPVICWPFFAEQQTNCKYSCAEWGIGLEIDDNVKRDEVEELVRQLMDGERGKELKNNAMEWKKKAEAAASPDGSASLNLERLVNEVLLQK, encoded by the exons ATGGGCACAGTGTTTGAAGAAACCAATAAGCCTCATGTCTTGTGCATTCCATTCCCTGCACAAGGTCACATAACTCCCATGCTCAAACTAGCCAAACTTCTGCACCACAAAGGCTTTCACATCTCATTTGTCAACACAGAATTCAACCACAACCGCCTCATCAAATCTCGTGGTCCGGATGCCCTGCATGGCTTGCCTGATTTTAGATTTTACACCATCCCTGATGGCCTGCCACCCTCGAATCCTGATGCAACTCAAGATATTCCTACCCTGTGCAAGTACACTCCTATCAACTGCTTGCCTCCTTTGATCAACCTTATTTCCAAACTCAACGACTCTTCTGTCTCCGGGGTTCCACCCGTGTCATGTATTGTTTTTGATGGGGTCATGACATTTACCCTGAAAGCTGCTGAACACTTCAGTATTCCTGGAGTGATCTTCTGGACTGCAAGCGCTTGCGGCCTCATAGCATATATGCAGTACCGTGAACTCGTGGAAAGAGGCTATATACCACTAAAAg ATAAGAGCTATGAAACAAACGGATATCTGGATACAAAAATTGATTGGGCTCCAGGAATGAAAGACATGAAACTGAAGGATTTTCCAAGTTTCGTTAGAACTACAGATGTCGATGATATAATGGTTAATTTCTTCTTAACTGAGACTGCAGCCATTCCTAAAGCTCAAGGACTTATCATAAACACATTTAGTACTCTCGAAGAGGATGCTTTGAAAGCAATTTCCGCGAGTCAGCCTAATGTATATACCATTGGGCCGCTGCACTTGATCATGAATCAGATCCGGGATGATCCACTTATGTCCATCAGCTCAAGTTTGTGGAAAGAAGAGGATAGCTGCCTTGACTGGCTTGACAAAAAAGATCCAAGCTCAGTTGTTTATGTGAATTTTGGTAGTATCACTGTGATGACCACGAAGCAGCTGACTGAATTTGCATGGGGCTTAGCTAACAGCAAGAAACACTTCTTGTGGATAGTAAGGCCTGACATGATTGCAGGGGACACAGCCAAGGTGCCGCCAGAGTTTGTGACTGAAACGAGAGAAAGAGGCCTGTTGGCAGGCTGGTGCTCTCAAGAAAAGGTCCTGAAGCACCCTGCCATTGGAGGGTTCTTGACTCATAGTGGCTGGAATTCGACTATTGAGAGCATTGCTAGTGGCGTGCCAGTCATCTGCTGGCCTTTCTTCGCTGAACAACAGACGAACTGCAAGTATAGCTGTGCAGAATGGGGAATTGGACTGGAGATTGATGATAATGTGAAGCGAGATGAAGTGGAGGAGTTGGTGAGGCAGCTGATGGATGGCGAAAGGGGAAAGGAATTGAAGAATAACGCGATGGAGTGGAAAAAGAAAGCTGAAGCAGCTGCTAGCCCTGATGGTTCTGCTTCACTAAATTTAGAAAGATTGGTTAATGAGGTGCTACTACAAAAGTAG
- the LOC108200653 gene encoding UDP-glycosyltransferase 85A8 has protein sequence MSEANSKPHALCIPYPAQGHITPMLKLAKLLHQKGFHISFVNTDFNHNRLIRSRGPNALDGLPDFRFYSIPDGLPASDPDATQDIPALCKYTRINCLAPFRDLVSKLNNSSVSGVPPVTCIVSDAIMTFTMEAADEFGLPVVLLWTASACSLLAYMQYHQLVERGYTPLKDMSDVTNGYLDTKIDWVPGMKGMTLKYFPSFLRTTDINDIMLNFFIIETEAVPKARAIIINTYETLEEDALHAISATQPHIYCIGPLNFMMNHVQDTRLASIGSSLWKEETSCIDWLDNREPNSVIYVNFGSITPMSATQLTEFAWGLANSNKHFLWIVRPDIIAGDEAMVPPEFLAETRERGMLASWCSQEQVLKHPATAGFLTHSGWNSSMETLSSGVPVICWPFFSDQQTNCKYSCAEWGIGLEIDNNVKRNEVEELVRELMDGEKGKQMKKNALEWRKKAEAAAASSGSSAMSLDRLVTEVLLAKY, from the exons ATGTCAGAAGCCAACAGCAAGCCTCATGCCTTGTGCATTCCATATCCAGCACAAGGTCACATAACTCCCATGCTAAAACTAGCCAAACTTCTTCACCAAAAAGGCTTTCATATTTCATTTGTCAACACAGACTTTAACCATAATCGTCTGATCCGATCAAGGGGTCCAAACGCCCTTGATGGCTTGCCAGACTTCAGATTTTACTCGATCCCAGATGGCCTACCTGCCTCTGATCCTGATGCAACTCAAGATATTCCTGCCTTGTGTAAGTACACTCGAATCAACTGCTTAGCTCCATTTAGAGACCTTGTCTCCAAACTCAACAACTCTTCTGTCTCGGGGGTACCCCCTGTGACATGTATCGTTTCTGATGCGATCATGACCTTCACTATGGAAGCTGCTGATGAATTTGGTCTTCCCGTGGTGCTCTTGTGGACGGCAAGCGCTTGCAGCCTCTTAGCTTATATGCAGTACCATCAACTTGTGGAAAGAGGCTACACACCACTAAAAG ATATGAGCGACGTAACAAATGGCTATCTAGATACAAAAATTGATTGGGTTCCGGGAATGAAAGGCATGACACTGAAGTATTTTCCAAGCTTTCTGAGAACTACTGACATAAATGATATCATGCTAAACTTCTTTATAATTGAGACTGAAGCGGTTCCTAAAGCGCGTGCAATCATAATAAACACATATGAGACTCTTGAAGAGGATGCTTTGCACGCGATTTCTGCCACTCAACCACATATTTACTGCATAGGACCCCTGAACTTCATGATGAACCATGTCCAGGACACTAGGCTTGCATCCATCGGCTCAAGTTTGTGGAAAGAAGAGACGAGCTGCATTGACTGGCTCGACAACAGAGAGCCAAACTCagttatttatgtgaattttgGTAGTATCACTCCAATGTCTGCAACACAGCTCACTGAATTTGCATGGGGCTTAGCTAACAGCAACAAGCACTTCTTGTGGATTGTCAGGCCTGATATTATTGCTGGCGACGAGGCCATGGTACCACCGGAGTTTCTGGCTGAAACGAGGGAACGAGGCATGTTGGCAAGCTGGTGCTCTCAAGAACAAGTCCTGAAACACCCTGCCACTGCAGGGTTTCTGACACACAGCGGGTGGAACTCTTCTATGGAGACCTTGTCAAGCGGCGTGCCTGTGATTTGCTGGCCCTTCTTTTCGGATCAACAGACCAATTGTAAGTACAGTTGTGCAGAGTGGGGGATTGGGCTGGAGATTGATAATAATGTCAAGAGAAATGAAGTGGAGGAGCTGGTGAGAGAGCTGATGGATGGTGAGAAGGGAAAGCAAATGAAGAAAAATGCATTGGAGTGGAGAAAGAAAGCTGAAGCAGCTGCTGCTTCTAGTGGTTCTTCTGCAATGAGTTTGGACAGATTGGTGACTGAGGTGCTACTTGCTAAGTATTAA
- the LOC108200221 gene encoding UDP-glycosyltransferase 85A8-like has product MAPKKRSRSSTDEKAAEDVISSKRVTRSSSTSTTISTAPPPPAKKTPKTKALVEKPSKPPGPVKKTPKTKPPVTVVIEHCKQCNQFKTRAIKVKDALENDITGINVLVNPEKDTRLASIGSSLWKEETSCIDWLDEREANSVIYVNFGSITPMSAKQLTEFAWGLANSNKPFLWIVRPDIIAGDEAMVPPEFLAETRERGMLASWCSQEQVLKHPATAGFLTHSGWNSSMETLSSGVPVICWPFFSDQQTNCKYSCAEWGIGLEIDNNVKRNEVEELVRELMDGEKGKQMKKNAVEWKKKAEAAAAISGSSAMSLDRLVTEVLLAK; this is encoded by the exons ATGGCGCCGAAGAAACGCAGTCGAAGCAGCACCGACGAAAAGGCAGCAGAAGATGTAATTAGTAGTAAAAGAGTGACGAGAAGCAGCAGCACAAGCACAACTATTTCAACTGCACCCCCTCCTCCTGCTAAGAAAACCCCCAAAACGAAAGCGCTTGTCGAAAAGCCCTCTAAACCCCCTGGGCCTGTTAAGAAAACCCCCAAAACGAAACCCCCTGTTACTGTTGTCATTGAGCACTG CAAACAATGCAATCAGTTCAAGACAAGGGCCATCAAAGTGAAAGATGCTTTAGAAAATGACATCACGGGGATCAACGTGCTTGTGAATCCGGAAAAG GACACTAGGCTTGCATCCATCGGCTCAAGTTTGTGGAAAGAAGAGACGAGCTGCATTGACTGGCTCGACGAAAGAGAGGCAAACTCagttatttatgtgaattttgGTAGTATCACTCCAATGTCTGCAAAACAGCTGACAGAATTTGCATGGGGCTTAGCTAACAGCAACAAGCCCTTCTTGTGGATTGTCAGGCCTGATATTATTGCTGGCGACGAGGCCATGGTACCACCGGAGTTTCTGGCTGAAACGAGGGAACGAGGCATGTTGGCAAGCTGGTGCTCTCAAGAACAAGTCCTGAAACACCCTGCCACTGCAGGGTTCTTGACACACAGCGGGTGGAACTCGTCGATGGAGACCTTATCAAGCGGCGTGCCTGTGATTTGCTGGCCCTTCTTTTCGGATCAACAGACGAACTGTAAGTACAGCTGTGCAGAGTGGGGGATTGGACTGGAGATTGATAATAATGTCAAGAGAAATGAAGTGGAGGAGCTGGTGAGAGAGCTGATGGATGGAGAGAAGGGAAAGCAAATGAAGAAAAATGCAGTGGAGTGGAAAAAGAAAGCTGAAGCAGCTGCAGCCATTAGTGGTTCTTCTGCAATGAGTTTGGACAGATTGGTGACTGAGGTGCTACTAGCTAAGTAG